From a region of the Rhodococcus sp. 4CII genome:
- a CDS encoding Lsr2 family protein: MARKVVVELADDIDGTVFIEDGESISYALDGVEYMIDLKDEHAREFRETLECYIAHSTRVGGRKHRADRLPAPTAAKRRRGEAKEIRDWALAQGYQLSSRGRIPTEIEQAFRDAR, encoded by the coding sequence GTGGCACGCAAGGTCGTGGTGGAACTGGCCGATGACATCGACGGCACCGTCTTCATCGAGGACGGCGAGAGCATCAGCTACGCCCTCGACGGCGTCGAATACATGATCGACCTCAAGGATGAGCACGCGCGCGAATTCCGCGAGACCCTCGAGTGCTACATCGCCCACTCCACCCGCGTCGGCGGCCGCAAACACCGCGCAGACCGACTTCCTGCCCCCACGGCGGCGAAGCGGCGGCGGGGAGAAGCCAAGGAGATCCGGGACTGGGCGCTCGCGCAGGGCTACCAGCTGTCCTCCCGCGGCCGCATCCCCACCGAGATCGAGCAGGCCTTCCGCGACGCCCGCTGA
- a CDS encoding SOS response-associated peptidase, with protein MCGRYASTTSRSTLLDTFEIDPDRADPELAPDYNVAPTKTSPVVIARAPKDTEDAQPPPERQLRNLKWGLTPFWAKDPKIGSRMINARAETVHEKPAYRQCFKSRRAIIPVSGFYEWFPTNQVGKSGKPLKQPYYIHPALDAILPLAGIFDFWRNPEAPDDDPDAWLVTFSVITTNATDDVGHIHDRMPMSVAPENWVDWLDPTNTDVDYARTLMAPPEPGSLDTYPVSKAVNNVRNNSEDLLTPIAAENTN; from the coding sequence ATGTGCGGTCGCTACGCGTCGACGACGAGCCGGAGCACGCTGCTCGACACCTTCGAGATCGACCCGGACCGGGCCGACCCCGAACTCGCCCCGGACTACAACGTCGCTCCCACCAAAACCTCCCCGGTCGTGATCGCCCGCGCACCGAAAGACACCGAAGACGCCCAGCCCCCGCCCGAGCGACAGCTGCGCAACCTCAAGTGGGGTCTGACACCGTTTTGGGCGAAGGACCCGAAGATCGGCTCCCGGATGATCAATGCCCGCGCCGAGACCGTTCACGAAAAGCCCGCGTATCGACAGTGTTTCAAATCGCGGCGGGCGATCATCCCGGTCTCCGGGTTCTACGAATGGTTCCCGACCAATCAGGTCGGCAAGTCCGGAAAACCGCTCAAGCAGCCGTACTACATCCACCCCGCGCTGGACGCCATTCTTCCATTGGCCGGCATCTTCGACTTCTGGCGCAATCCCGAGGCCCCCGACGACGACCCGGACGCCTGGCTGGTCACCTTCTCCGTCATCACCACCAACGCCACCGACGATGTCGGGCACATCCACGACCGGATGCCGATGAGCGTGGCCCCGGAGAATTGGGTGGACTGGCTCGACCCGACCAACACCGACGTCGACTACGCCCGAACCCTGATGGCGCCCCCGGAACCGGGCAGCCTGGACACCTACCCGGTGTCCAAGGCGGTGAACAACGTCCGCAACAACAGCGAAGACCTCCTGACGCCGATCGCCGCCGAGAACACGAACTGA
- a CDS encoding transposase: MSNGEGPVRRRRTTYTPEYKADAVAMVLDTGRTIAEVARGLGIGDQTLGVWVKQARIDRGQREGLSSEERDELTRLRRELAKVTEERDLLKRATAFWVKESTR, translated from the coding sequence ATGTCGAATGGTGAAGGTCCGGTCCGTCGTCGGAGGACGACGTATACCCCGGAGTACAAGGCCGACGCCGTGGCGATGGTCCTCGATACCGGTCGCACGATCGCCGAGGTCGCCCGCGGCCTCGGAATCGGTGATCAAACGCTGGGTGTGTGGGTCAAGCAGGCCCGCATCGACCGCGGCCAGCGCGAGGGCCTGAGCAGCGAAGAACGGGACGAGCTGACCCGACTACGCCGGGAGTTGGCGAAGGTCACCGAGGAGCGCGATCTGCTCAAACGAGCCACGGCTTTCTGGGTGAAGGAGTCGACCCGGTGA
- a CDS encoding IS3 family transposase, whose product MTRYRWVDDRKAEGFPVRPACRVAQVSTSAYYAWAGRHHRGPTVAELDEAYLVNAMLDIQTEHDRTYGWRRMTAALRRAGWLVNHKKIARLMRENRIGALLRRRKKRTTIPAPNPPVVPDLVERRFAPTAPDVAWCGDITYVRTGEGWLYLASVLDLGSRNLLGYAMADHMRTDLVTDALTMAVGIRGGKTNGIAFHSDRGSQYLSADYRQHLAAFGMRQSAGRTGQCWDNAVAESLWSSIKRELLHRYRWPTRAAARQAIFAWIHRYNRTRLHSSLGYLPPVEYEQQYHHNRTVSGLEAA is encoded by the coding sequence GTGACCCGCTACCGCTGGGTCGACGACCGGAAAGCCGAAGGATTCCCGGTGCGCCCCGCGTGCCGGGTGGCGCAGGTGTCGACCTCGGCGTACTACGCCTGGGCCGGCCGACATCACCGCGGCCCCACCGTAGCCGAACTCGACGAGGCGTACCTGGTCAACGCGATGCTCGACATCCAGACCGAACACGACCGCACCTACGGGTGGCGGCGGATGACCGCGGCGCTGCGCCGAGCCGGCTGGTTGGTCAACCACAAGAAGATCGCCCGGCTGATGCGCGAGAACCGGATCGGTGCGCTGCTGCGGCGACGGAAGAAGCGCACCACGATCCCGGCTCCGAATCCGCCGGTGGTACCCGATCTCGTCGAGCGCCGATTCGCACCCACGGCACCGGATGTGGCCTGGTGTGGGGACATCACCTATGTCCGAACGGGTGAGGGCTGGCTGTATCTGGCCTCGGTCCTGGATCTGGGCTCGCGGAATCTGCTCGGGTACGCGATGGCCGATCACATGCGCACCGACCTGGTCACCGACGCATTGACCATGGCGGTGGGAATCCGCGGCGGCAAGACGAACGGAATCGCCTTTCACAGCGACCGCGGCAGTCAGTATCTGTCGGCGGATTACCGGCAGCATCTCGCTGCATTTGGGATGCGGCAATCGGCTGGCCGGACCGGTCAATGTTGGGATAACGCGGTGGCCGAATCGCTGTGGTCGAGTATCAAACGCGAACTGCTGCATCGGTATCGGTGGCCCACCCGGGCGGCGGCACGGCAGGCGATCTTCGCCTGGATCCATCGCTATAACCGGACTCGGCTTCATTCGTCCCTGGGTTATCTGCCGCCGGTCGAGTACGAACAGCAGTACCATCACAACCGAACCGTCAGCGGACTCGAAGCCGCATAA
- a CDS encoding ABC transporter substrate-binding protein — MSDLELIQTGTLVLCSTDIAAPPMTSVVDGVRFGYEPDLGRALAKHLGLELQWVDVRRWADFVPTLTELRCDAILCNQAITPAREEVVDFTIPYGRFNEGVVVRTDSPITSAADLVGRKVGAIAGTTNIALAASFAGAEVIEFGSSDDAFHEMADAAVDGTIDAFVDDEIVLPALEATGTLRVAFIAPTGNPYGIAVRKDSTALRTALNGAIQHLIADGTLLEIWHDNFPDKLFPL; from the coding sequence GTGAGCGATCTCGAACTCATTCAAACCGGAACTCTTGTCCTGTGCTCCACGGACATTGCCGCACCCCCCATGACCTCGGTTGTCGACGGGGTGCGATTCGGCTACGAGCCCGACCTCGGTCGTGCGCTGGCCAAGCACCTGGGCCTCGAACTGCAGTGGGTCGACGTGCGTCGGTGGGCCGATTTCGTGCCGACACTGACCGAACTGCGATGCGACGCGATCCTGTGCAATCAGGCCATCACCCCCGCCCGCGAAGAGGTCGTCGACTTCACCATCCCCTACGGACGGTTCAACGAAGGCGTCGTTGTCCGGACCGACAGTCCCATCACATCGGCCGCCGACCTCGTCGGCCGCAAGGTCGGGGCCATCGCCGGAACCACCAACATTGCCCTCGCCGCCTCGTTCGCCGGTGCCGAGGTCATCGAATTCGGCTCGAGTGACGACGCATTCCACGAGATGGCCGACGCCGCCGTCGACGGCACCATCGACGCATTCGTCGACGACGAGATCGTGCTGCCCGCACTCGAAGCCACCGGCACGCTGCGGGTCGCCTTCATCGCACCCACAGGTAACCCATATGGCATTGCGGTGCGCAAGGATTCCACTGCATTGCGCACCGCACTCAATGGTGCGATCCAACACCTGATCGCGGACGGAACGCTCCTCGAAATCTGGCACGACAACTTCCCCGACAAGTTATTTCCGCTCTGA
- a CDS encoding glutamine synthetase family protein: MPTREHATPLELALSDPARESELERCRRLFDERDVTHIHCQYVSVQGRVLSKVMPVKYFLGTAARKGVPFGYAAAGGLQASLAGELLGPGGISTREGLLVPDLATVQILPWDPSVARVFCDHFRSLREEIGPGEPEEADARGNLKRVIAAFREETGLELRTGCEPEMSWFSGPDAIDRSASFFPDWVGPSYHLEHIAEMMPILKRITQYAQEMGFEMIQSDYEDPGQLECNFQYDNALATADRLITYRQICMAVAKEFGVLATFMPKPVPGIMANGCHHHASLWRGENNVFADDDDLTELGRHALGGLLEHTRGMTALFASTANSYARFWDVGLFAPAVTNWGYDNRTTSYRVLPGRVEVRSPDAAVNPYLSHAALIGSMADGIRRNLDPGKPELGNAYAGTSDDASSAFAPPPLTLTEALDALEEDKAVRAILPSALYETFTACKRDEWNRRTGAITNWDFDAYLRYTP; the protein is encoded by the coding sequence ATGCCCACCCGCGAACACGCGACCCCACTGGAGCTGGCGCTGAGCGATCCCGCCCGCGAGTCCGAGCTGGAACGGTGTCGGCGACTGTTCGACGAACGCGATGTCACCCACATTCACTGCCAGTACGTGAGCGTGCAGGGCCGCGTCCTCAGCAAGGTCATGCCCGTCAAGTATTTCCTCGGCACCGCCGCTCGCAAGGGCGTGCCCTTCGGCTACGCCGCGGCCGGCGGCCTGCAGGCGAGCCTGGCCGGTGAACTGCTGGGACCGGGCGGCATCAGCACCCGGGAAGGTCTCCTCGTGCCCGACCTAGCCACGGTGCAAATCCTGCCGTGGGATCCGAGTGTCGCACGGGTCTTCTGCGACCACTTCCGCTCGCTGCGCGAGGAGATCGGGCCGGGCGAACCGGAAGAGGCCGACGCCCGCGGCAACCTCAAGCGCGTGATCGCCGCCTTCCGTGAGGAGACCGGGCTCGAGCTCCGCACCGGATGCGAACCGGAGATGAGCTGGTTTTCCGGCCCGGACGCCATCGACCGCTCCGCCTCCTTCTTCCCCGACTGGGTGGGCCCTTCCTACCACCTCGAACACATCGCGGAAATGATGCCGATCCTCAAGCGCATCACGCAGTACGCCCAGGAAATGGGCTTCGAAATGATCCAGTCCGACTACGAAGATCCCGGCCAGCTCGAGTGCAACTTCCAATACGACAACGCCCTCGCCACAGCGGACCGGCTGATCACCTACCGGCAGATCTGCATGGCGGTAGCGAAAGAGTTCGGTGTCCTGGCTACCTTCATGCCCAAGCCGGTGCCCGGAATCATGGCCAACGGCTGCCACCACCACGCGAGCCTGTGGCGCGGCGAGAACAACGTCTTCGCCGACGATGACGACCTCACCGAACTCGGCCGGCACGCGCTCGGCGGCCTGCTCGAGCACACCCGCGGAATGACCGCACTGTTCGCGTCGACGGCGAACTCCTACGCCCGATTCTGGGATGTCGGCCTGTTCGCGCCGGCGGTCACCAACTGGGGATATGACAACCGCACCACCAGCTATCGTGTGTTGCCCGGACGAGTCGAAGTCCGCTCTCCCGACGCGGCCGTCAATCCCTACCTGTCCCACGCCGCACTGATCGGTTCGATGGCCGACGGCATCCGCCGCAACCTCGATCCCGGCAAGCCTGAACTCGGCAACGCCTACGCCGGAACCTCTGATGACGCTTCCTCAGCCTTCGCGCCGCCGCCGCTGACCTTGACAGAAGCCCTGGACGCACTCGAGGAAGACAAGGCGGTCCGCGCCATTCTGCCCAGCGCGCTCTACGAAACCTTCACCGCCTGCAAGCGCGACGAATGGAACCGGCGAACCGGAGCAATCACCAACTGGGACTTCGACGCCTACCTGCGGTACACCCCGTAA
- a CDS encoding aldehyde dehydrogenase family protein, protein MLLKCIHKCLLGSESMACTGFALNSTTSISLKSGSCLLTSDIIGLIYGCQRRSESMTMVRSQNFIGGRWVDPADGARAPITNPATGTVIGEAAVSSRFDVDAAVRAAESGWQTWRETTPRERSEFLFRLADAMAAHKSDLADLESANVGKPILLARGEVDEAIDGLRFFAGAIRGGEGLASNGFRRGTTSIVRREPVGVVGLITAWNFPLMGAIWKVGAALAAGNACVLKPAEQTPLTTLALAELAAPILPPGVLNVLTGQGDPVGSTLAQHPAVRMISVTGAVTTGKAVAAAAAQTLKRVHLELGGNCPAIVFADADLDAVAAGIRHAATVNSGQVCLAAPRLLVEKSCYDDFLDRLVPAFESVRVGAPDEGEHIEMGPLAYREHRDRVVGYVQNARNAKVLTGHLDPNFDSNFVSPTVITGVEQGDPIVQEEIFGPVVTVQSFDNDAQAVEWANGTPFGLAASLWTGDLNRAMSTAPRLEFGTVWMNDHLSMLPEMPHGGVKDSGYGSEGSSYGIDEFTQVKHVWIKHG, encoded by the coding sequence ATGTTGCTGAAATGCATCCACAAGTGTCTGCTCGGGTCGGAATCGATGGCTTGCACGGGATTTGCACTCAACTCGACTACCTCCATCTCACTCAAATCCGGATCTTGCCTTCTAACCTCTGACATTATAGGTTTGATATATGGATGTCAACGGAGGAGCGAGAGCATGACGATGGTGCGCAGTCAGAACTTCATCGGCGGTCGGTGGGTCGACCCCGCCGACGGCGCGCGTGCGCCGATCACGAATCCGGCCACGGGCACGGTGATCGGCGAAGCGGCGGTGAGCTCACGATTCGACGTCGACGCTGCGGTCCGTGCCGCCGAATCCGGCTGGCAGACATGGCGTGAGACGACGCCTCGGGAGCGATCGGAGTTCCTCTTCCGCTTGGCCGATGCGATGGCCGCGCACAAGAGCGACCTGGCCGATCTCGAATCGGCGAATGTGGGTAAGCCCATCCTGCTGGCCCGCGGCGAGGTCGACGAGGCGATCGACGGTCTACGTTTCTTCGCCGGCGCCATCCGCGGTGGAGAAGGATTGGCCTCCAATGGGTTCCGCCGCGGTACCACGTCGATTGTGCGGCGCGAACCCGTCGGGGTGGTCGGCCTGATCACGGCGTGGAACTTTCCCCTGATGGGCGCTATCTGGAAGGTCGGCGCCGCACTGGCCGCGGGCAACGCGTGCGTGCTCAAACCCGCCGAGCAGACCCCGCTCACGACGCTGGCGTTGGCGGAACTGGCGGCCCCGATCCTGCCGCCCGGAGTCCTCAACGTCCTCACCGGGCAGGGCGATCCGGTCGGCTCCACGCTCGCTCAGCACCCCGCGGTTCGGATGATATCGGTCACCGGCGCGGTCACCACCGGGAAGGCGGTGGCCGCCGCAGCGGCACAGACCCTCAAGCGGGTGCATCTCGAATTGGGGGGTAACTGCCCTGCCATCGTGTTCGCTGATGCCGATCTCGACGCCGTCGCCGCGGGAATCCGCCATGCCGCCACGGTCAACTCCGGCCAGGTCTGCCTGGCGGCGCCGCGGCTGCTGGTCGAGAAATCGTGTTACGACGATTTTCTCGATCGCCTGGTGCCCGCGTTCGAGTCCGTCCGGGTGGGGGCACCCGACGAGGGCGAACACATCGAAATGGGGCCCCTCGCCTATCGCGAGCACCGCGACCGAGTGGTCGGCTATGTCCAGAACGCTCGGAACGCGAAAGTCCTGACCGGCCACCTCGACCCGAACTTCGACAGCAATTTTGTTTCTCCGACAGTGATCACCGGGGTCGAGCAGGGCGATCCGATCGTGCAGGAGGAGATTTTCGGGCCGGTCGTGACCGTGCAGTCGTTCGACAACGACGCCCAGGCGGTGGAGTGGGCGAACGGCACCCCCTTCGGCTTGGCCGCATCGCTGTGGACCGGCGACCTCAATCGAGCGATGAGTACCGCCCCGCGCCTCGAGTTCGGCACCGTCTGGATGAACGACCATCTGTCGATGCTTCCCGAGATGCCGCACGGCGGGGTCAAGGACTCCGGTTACGGAAGTGAAGGCTCAAGCTACGGTATCGACGAGTTCACGCAGGTCAAGCACGTCTGGATCAAGCACGGTTGA
- a CDS encoding aspartate aminotransferase family protein, which yields MEVVELSANPVQAIDSDPSRHLWMHFSNMGAYAQGAEVPVIVRGEGCYVWDQHGNRYLDGLSSLYCVNVGHGRSELADAAAKQATELAFFPTWGFAHPRAIELATKIADLAPADLNRVFFVGGGGEAVDSAFKLARQYHKIRGNAGKYKVISRNTAYHGTTLGALAATALSPARVPFEPLPIGGSHVTNTNVYRLDPQAEDALAEAIRERIEFEGPDTVAAVILEPVQNSGGCFVPPEGYFQRVREICDQYDVLLISDEVICAFGRLGEWFGAQRFDYVPDIITTAKGLTSAYAPMGAVIASDRVIAPFLADNNVFMHGVTFGGHPVASAVALANIELMENEKMLENVRANEPVFRNMLESLRDIPLVGDVRGAGYFWAIELVKDTATKQRFSPAEGRTLLAFLAPELYKRGLICRADMRGDLVIQLAPPLIAGPGHFAEIETILRSVLVEAAALSLPTE from the coding sequence ATGGAGGTAGTCGAGTTGAGTGCAAATCCCGTGCAAGCCATCGATTCCGACCCGAGCAGACACTTGTGGATGCATTTCAGCAACATGGGAGCGTATGCACAGGGGGCCGAAGTCCCGGTCATCGTCCGCGGCGAGGGTTGCTACGTGTGGGACCAGCACGGGAACCGGTATCTCGACGGCCTGAGCTCGCTCTACTGCGTCAACGTCGGTCACGGCCGCTCCGAGCTGGCCGACGCCGCCGCCAAGCAGGCGACCGAGTTGGCTTTCTTCCCGACCTGGGGCTTCGCCCATCCCCGCGCGATCGAACTCGCGACCAAGATCGCCGACCTGGCGCCCGCGGACCTGAACCGGGTGTTCTTCGTCGGCGGCGGTGGTGAAGCCGTGGACTCCGCATTCAAGCTCGCCCGCCAGTACCACAAGATTCGGGGAAATGCCGGCAAGTACAAGGTGATCTCCCGCAACACCGCGTACCACGGCACCACCCTGGGTGCGTTGGCTGCCACCGCGTTGTCGCCGGCACGAGTTCCCTTCGAGCCGTTGCCCATCGGCGGAAGTCACGTGACGAACACCAACGTGTACCGGCTGGACCCGCAGGCTGAGGATGCGCTCGCCGAGGCGATCCGGGAACGAATCGAATTCGAGGGACCCGACACCGTCGCCGCAGTGATCCTCGAACCCGTTCAGAACTCGGGCGGCTGCTTCGTCCCGCCCGAAGGGTACTTCCAGCGCGTCCGGGAGATCTGCGACCAGTACGACGTCCTGCTGATCTCGGACGAGGTCATCTGTGCCTTCGGGCGGCTGGGGGAGTGGTTCGGCGCCCAGCGCTTCGACTACGTGCCCGACATCATCACCACAGCGAAGGGCCTCACCTCGGCCTACGCCCCCATGGGGGCAGTCATCGCCTCCGACCGCGTCATCGCTCCCTTCCTCGCCGACAACAACGTCTTCATGCACGGTGTCACCTTCGGTGGCCACCCGGTCGCCTCGGCGGTGGCACTCGCCAACATCGAACTGATGGAAAACGAGAAGATGCTCGAAAACGTGCGCGCCAACGAACCGGTCTTCCGCAACATGCTCGAGTCGCTCCGAGACATCCCCCTCGTCGGCGACGTGCGCGGCGCCGGCTATTTCTGGGCGATCGAACTGGTCAAGGACACCGCGACCAAGCAACGCTTCTCCCCAGCCGAGGGCCGCACGCTGCTGGCCTTCCTCGCCCCCGAACTCTACAAACGGGGTCTGATCTGCCGGGCGGACATGCGCGGCGATCTCGTCATCCAACTCGCGCCGCCGCTCATCGCCGGCCCCGGACACTTCGCCGAGATCGAGACCATCCTGCGGTCGGTGCTCGTCGAGGCCGCGGCGCTCTCGCTGCCGACCGAATGA
- a CDS encoding aldehyde dehydrogenase produces MTSPIHTTGLPAYQMYVDGHWVEADSGATYATVNPYTQEPWSTAPDATAADVDRAVAAARTALTTGPWSTATGAERARLLRRLADLLERDAAELGAVETTDNGKLLREMTGQMAYLPQWYRYYAGIAETLGGDTLPSDRPNFFIYTRREPVGVVGAILPWNSPLMLLAWKLAPALAAGCTLVVKPSDYTPASTLEFAQRIDEAGFPPGVFNVLTGTGPEVGKALASHPGIDKIAFTGSTTVGIEVGRAALQNMTRVLLELGGKSAQLVFPDADLEAAANGVIAGIFAATGQTCLAGSRLLVHESVHHELVELIVRRAKTIVLGDPTDPATEMGPVANETQLASVLGRIEKAVADGATVATGGGQPTGLGGLFVEPTVLTDVRPDMAIAQEEVFGPVLAVTRFSTEEEALELANGTRYGLAAGVWTRDLQRAHRVAAAVVAGTVWINAYRVAGPGVPFGGFKMSGWGRENGPEAVLEYTETKAVWVELTGATRDPFTIG; encoded by the coding sequence ATGACCAGCCCGATTCACACCACCGGTCTGCCCGCGTACCAGATGTACGTCGACGGGCACTGGGTCGAGGCCGACTCTGGCGCCACCTACGCCACCGTCAACCCCTACACCCAGGAGCCCTGGTCGACGGCCCCCGACGCCACCGCCGCCGACGTCGACCGCGCCGTGGCCGCCGCCCGCACGGCACTGACGACCGGGCCGTGGTCGACCGCAACCGGCGCCGAACGAGCACGACTGCTGCGCAGACTCGCGGACCTCCTCGAGCGGGACGCCGCCGAACTCGGAGCCGTCGAGACCACGGACAACGGGAAACTCCTGCGCGAGATGACCGGACAGATGGCCTACCTCCCGCAGTGGTACCGGTACTACGCCGGCATCGCCGAGACGCTCGGCGGCGACACCCTGCCGTCGGATCGCCCGAACTTCTTCATCTACACCCGGCGTGAACCGGTCGGCGTGGTCGGTGCAATCCTGCCCTGGAACTCACCCCTGATGCTGCTGGCGTGGAAACTCGCGCCCGCCCTCGCCGCCGGTTGCACCCTCGTCGTCAAACCCTCCGATTACACCCCGGCCTCCACCCTCGAATTCGCCCAGCGCATCGACGAGGCGGGCTTCCCCCCAGGCGTTTTCAACGTCCTGACCGGCACCGGCCCAGAGGTCGGCAAGGCACTCGCCAGCCACCCCGGCATCGACAAGATCGCGTTCACCGGATCCACCACGGTCGGTATCGAGGTCGGCCGCGCGGCCCTACAGAACATGACCCGGGTGCTGCTCGAACTCGGCGGCAAATCCGCCCAACTGGTCTTCCCCGACGCGGACCTGGAAGCCGCCGCCAACGGTGTCATCGCCGGCATCTTCGCGGCCACCGGGCAGACCTGCCTCGCCGGCTCACGCCTCCTGGTCCACGAGTCCGTCCACCACGAGCTGGTCGAGCTGATCGTGCGCCGGGCGAAAACCATCGTGCTGGGAGATCCGACCGATCCGGCCACCGAGATGGGACCCGTCGCGAACGAGACCCAACTTGCCTCGGTGCTCGGGAGGATCGAGAAGGCGGTCGCCGACGGCGCCACCGTCGCCACCGGTGGTGGTCAACCGACCGGCCTCGGCGGACTGTTCGTCGAGCCCACCGTCCTCACCGACGTCCGGCCGGACATGGCCATCGCCCAGGAGGAGGTCTTCGGTCCTGTGCTTGCCGTGACGCGATTCTCGACCGAGGAAGAAGCGCTCGAGCTGGCCAACGGCACCAGGTACGGGCTCGCCGCCGGAGTGTGGACCCGTGACCTGCAGCGCGCACACCGCGTCGCCGCCGCGGTTGTCGCCGGCACTGTGTGGATCAACGCCTACCGCGTGGCCGGACCCGGCGTGCCGTTCGGCGGATTCAAGATGAGCGGGTGGGGACGGGAGAACGGACCCGAGGCAGTTCTCGAATACACCGAAACCAAAGCGGTCTGGGTCGAGTTGACCGGCGCCACCCGCGATCCCTTCACGATCGGCTGA
- a CDS encoding gamma-glutamyl-gamma-aminobutyrate hydrolase family protein gives MHSSNTSKRVKVGIVVGVEHGDFGMWTNIPTAMLPTTYVEAVRRTGALPLLFPAGDELAENPDQVLDLVDAVILAGGRDIGPATYDQTPHSATAEPDLARDRVELAVARRALELDVPILGICRGMQMLNIACGGTLDQHLPDSLTHDDHAAHDGVFGKHEVSLVPETVAAWAYQSDTATVYSAHHQGVGRLGDGLTVSARSVPEGVIEAIESPGHTFALGVLWHPEQDPTTPLFRAFLDRVEERASHSRPGR, from the coding sequence ATGCACTCCTCGAACACCTCGAAGCGTGTGAAGGTCGGCATCGTCGTCGGCGTCGAACACGGGGATTTCGGTATGTGGACGAACATCCCCACCGCGATGCTGCCGACCACCTATGTCGAAGCCGTCCGCCGCACCGGGGCGCTCCCGCTCCTGTTCCCCGCCGGCGACGAGTTGGCCGAAAATCCCGACCAGGTACTCGATCTCGTCGACGCCGTCATCCTGGCCGGTGGCCGGGACATCGGCCCGGCGACCTACGACCAGACCCCCCATAGCGCCACAGCCGAGCCCGACCTCGCTCGCGATCGGGTCGAACTCGCGGTGGCCCGGCGTGCCCTCGAACTCGACGTCCCGATCCTCGGCATCTGTCGAGGGATGCAGATGCTCAACATCGCCTGCGGGGGAACGCTGGACCAGCACCTGCCCGACTCGCTCACCCACGACGATCACGCGGCCCACGACGGCGTGTTCGGCAAGCACGAGGTCTCCCTCGTCCCGGAGACGGTCGCCGCGTGGGCGTACCAGTCCGACACCGCGACCGTGTACTCCGCGCACCACCAGGGCGTCGGACGGCTCGGCGACGGGCTGACGGTCAGTGCGCGCTCGGTCCCGGAGGGGGTGATCGAAGCGATCGAGTCGCCCGGGCATACGTTCGCGCTCGGCGTGTTGTGGCATCCCGAGCAGGACCCGACGACCCCACTGTTCAGGGCGTTCCTTGACCGCGTCGAGGAACGGGCATCCCACAGCCGCCCCGGCCGCTGA
- a CDS encoding ferredoxin → MKVTVDTAVCADHGQCIFSAPQVFEFAEDGKLVWEPSPDESLRASVEEAADVCPVQAIRIAD, encoded by the coding sequence ATGAAAGTCACCGTAGACACCGCGGTATGCGCGGACCACGGACAGTGCATCTTCAGCGCTCCCCAGGTGTTCGAGTTCGCCGAGGACGGGAAGCTGGTCTGGGAGCCCTCGCCGGACGAGTCGCTCCGTGCGTCCGTCGAGGAAGCCGCGGACGTATGCCCCGTCCAGGCGATCCGTATAGCCGACTGA